One genomic segment of Synergistaceae bacterium includes these proteins:
- a CDS encoding creatininase family protein, with protein sequence MPDGKRELQHLTWKDCKQIFETDPVILLPLGSMEVQGPHSIVGDYLIASEVARETARRSDAYVIPVIPFGCSEYFREFPGTISLSPMTLYGLLHDVIECLIEHGATKLLLVNGHGGNNGTLEWIGRDIRREFGVIMGKITIWRSFTKELLTEVYGEKAVNNKHGGGMVDAVVRYLFPDDIRADYVGPSDINQQWEAFTLTDIGETLIGGTIQDIYTDMTHVSKQGCLGDPLMSTAEDGKVLFEAMVACCCEFVDKMKRSDMRLH encoded by the coding sequence ATGCCTGACGGGAAAAGAGAACTCCAGCATTTGACGTGGAAAGATTGCAAGCAAATTTTTGAGACCGATCCTGTAATTCTGCTCCCTTTAGGCTCAATGGAGGTACAGGGGCCTCATTCTATAGTCGGCGACTACCTGATTGCATCGGAAGTGGCCCGTGAAACGGCTCGACGTTCCGACGCTTACGTAATCCCTGTCATTCCATTTGGTTGTTCTGAATATTTTCGTGAATTTCCGGGTACTATTTCTTTATCGCCGATGACACTTTATGGCCTTTTACATGACGTGATCGAGTGTCTGATAGAGCATGGCGCCACCAAACTCCTTTTAGTCAATGGTCATGGAGGCAACAATGGAACTTTGGAGTGGATTGGACGTGATATACGGCGTGAATTCGGCGTTATCATGGGGAAAATAACTATTTGGAGAAGTTTTACAAAGGAATTACTGACGGAAGTTTACGGAGAAAAAGCAGTAAACAATAAACATGGCGGCGGAATGGTGGATGCGGTAGTCCGTTATCTTTTTCCAGACGATATTCGCGCAGATTACGTAGGACCTTCCGATATTAATCAGCAATGGGAAGCGTTTACGCTTACAGATATCGGTGAAACGTTGATTGGAGGAACTATTCAAGACATTTATACAGATATGACGCATGTCTCAAAACAGGGTTGTTTAGGCGACCCATTAATGAGTACCGCAGAGGACGGCAAAGTTCTTTTTGAAGCGATGGTGGCCTGTTGCTGTGAGTTTGTGGACAAGATGAAACGATCTGACATGAGGCTGCATTGA
- a CDS encoding DUF3592 domain-containing protein, with product MAALVTALLSLVLIGFLCVRYCRTRSLEAESNLCVWPGALSVLLVIFVFLAFFPEWEVKNANRTAAALICGLFGLLLLPAGLLPVCKSFLKRRKCTRLAPGKVVSFERWEERVFDPDSRVETLYVLHTPVVEYRVGGEIFTASTEIFGAGEHSKRVDERGKVLLDPGLTEGCWVNVFYNPDDPSEAAWETRMKGEAVMAAIGAGLIVIGLVILE from the coding sequence ATGGCGGCGTTGGTGACGGCTCTCTTATCGCTGGTCCTGATTGGCTTTCTTTGCGTAAGATACTGCCGGACGCGGTCCCTGGAGGCGGAAAGCAATCTTTGTGTCTGGCCGGGGGCGCTGTCCGTGCTGCTTGTGATCTTCGTTTTCCTCGCGTTTTTTCCGGAATGGGAGGTGAAAAACGCGAACCGGACGGCGGCGGCTCTGATATGCGGCCTGTTTGGACTGCTTTTGCTGCCTGCGGGGCTGCTGCCGGTCTGCAAGTCGTTTCTGAAGCGGAGGAAATGCACGCGACTCGCGCCGGGGAAAGTGGTGTCCTTCGAAAGATGGGAGGAACGCGTCTTCGACCCGGATAGCAGAGTCGAAACTCTGTACGTCCTGCACACGCCCGTCGTCGAATACCGCGTCGGCGGGGAAATCTTCACCGCCTCCACCGAAATTTTCGGCGCGGGGGAACACTCGAAGCGCGTCGACGAGCGGGGCAAAGTTCTCCTTGACCCCGGACTGACCGAAGGATGTTGGGTGAATGTTTTTTACAATCCCGACGACCCCTCCGAAGCGGCCTGGGAGACGCGCATGAAAGGGGAAGCGGTAATGGCCGCGATCGGCGCGGGTTTGATCGTCATCGGGCTCGTAATTTTGGAATAG